A part of Meiothermus sp. CFH 77666 genomic DNA contains:
- a CDS encoding copper chaperone PCu(A)C — protein MRRVFWTAVLGLGLALEPTLAQHQHGDKPAPPETRTATGINLGVQNGWVRLSPPTLKDTTAYMTLTNPTVWDLRLVGGSTPVAEMVMLMSDYKEVRGGQTVQGMRAVKFLTLPQKGRLELIPGGQHLMLMGLKRALREGDRIPIRLLFEGNLEARIELRVERR, from the coding sequence ATGAGACGAGTTTTTTGGACTGCCGTGCTGGGCCTGGGGTTAGCCCTCGAGCCGACCCTGGCTCAGCACCAACATGGCGACAAGCCCGCTCCACCCGAGACCCGCACGGCTACGGGCATCAACCTGGGGGTTCAAAACGGCTGGGTTCGGCTCAGCCCGCCGACCCTCAAAGACACCACTGCCTACATGACCCTCACCAACCCCACCGTTTGGGATTTGCGACTTGTGGGCGGCTCTACCCCGGTCGCGGAGATGGTCATGCTGATGAGTGATTACAAAGAGGTAAGGGGCGGCCAGACCGTTCAGGGTATGCGTGCAGTGAAGTTCCTCACCCTGCCCCAAAAGGGTAGGCTCGAGCTCATCCCCGGCGGCCAGCACCTGATGCTGATGGGATTGAAACGAGCCCTACGAGAAGGTGATCGCATACCCATCCGGCTACTGTTTGAAGGCAACCTCGAGGCCCGCATCGAGCTTCGGGTCGAGCGGCGATAG
- a CDS encoding helix-turn-helix transcriptional regulator — MYPVKRCTGCRRQVITPTERKILVLVAQGSTNVRIAQTLGLSPNTVSSHRSRVMRKLGLRTPGELRQFAQGYLRTQGIEHA, encoded by the coding sequence GTGTATCCCGTAAAACGCTGTACAGGCTGCCGGCGTCAGGTCATCACGCCGACCGAACGGAAGATTCTGGTGTTGGTAGCGCAGGGTTCAACCAACGTGCGGATCGCCCAGACGCTTGGCCTCTCTCCCAATACCGTCAGTAGCCATCGCAGCAGGGTGATGCGCAAGCTTGGGCTTCGCACCCCGGGTGAACTGAGGCAATTTGCCCAGGGGTACCTGAGAACACAAGGAATCGAACATGCTTAA